In Thermoanaerobacterium xylanolyticum LX-11, the genomic window TTTCATAAGCTTTCCAGCTTCTTCTCCCAAAATAAAGCTGTTGGCACCTACAAAAGATTTCCTTTTGCTGTCTTTTAAATCATTTTCAATCGTAACAACAGGTATATTGTTTGCATACGCTTCATCTATCAACGTATTGAAGTCCCCATCATATGAAACATGTGTTATAATACCATCTACTTTTGATAAAACTGCTATATCAAGAAACTCTAATTCTTCGTCAATATTATTAAACTTTGGAGCATTAAATTCGACAGCGACGTTGTAGTATTTTGCAGCATCTTCCGCACCTTTTTGCACTTCTTTCCAAAACGGATCCACTGAATTTTGTGCTACTAAATAAAAGTGATATAACGGTTTACCTGATAAAACAGGTTCTTCGATCTGCTGAAATTTATATAAAAAAATACTTGATATTGCAATTAGCGTTAACAATATCAATATTATATTTTTCTTAAAGAACTTAAAGATGCTATGCAACGTTTTCATAATTATCTCTTGCCCCCTACCCCTAAATATTACAACAGGGATTGAAATTTTTCAATAGCCACATATTAAGTTAATGTCACACAATATTTTTTATTCTACACAAAAACAAAAATCCTCTTTCGAGGATTAATATATGTCAAAGTGCTATTTATTTATAGCAAGTGTGGACCTGGAGACTTTTTTTATGATGTAGTATCCAATGACTGTAACTATAGTATTTACTACTGCTGTAGGTATTACAACCGTCAACATCAATAGGTAAAATGGACCCGGCAGTCCTGCTACAATTGATACAACGCCTAAAAAAACAGAACCTGAAATGATTGTCCCTATGATACCAACTACTCCAGCGATAATTCCATCATTTATTCTATTTCTTAACACTTTAAGCATCAAAATTATGATTGTAGATGTGACAAGTTTATCAATTGGATTTGCAATCTGTCCCCCAGGCATAGATCCTGTCAATGCCGTCAATATTCCTGCGATGATCGCTGTTACATAATTGATTTTTAGATCGTCAACGATCATCAGTGATATAAAAAGCATTGAAAGCATAAAATCTGGCCTCATATTTAGCATGAAAGCAGGTGTGATAAAATGCAGCACTACACCAATAGCCATAAGCAGTGCACAAAGTACAAACTCTCTCAACGTCTTTCTTGTATCCAAACTCTTCACCCCCCTTCTTAAAAAAAAAAGCAAATTAAAAAGCCTTCCACCCCAAATGTAGGGGCGAAAGGCTATGCTTCCACGGTGCCACCCTTATTAAGACAATATGTCTTATCTCTAAGCACACCAACATGTGCATCACATATAACGGTGTTTACCGGCTCGGCTACTACACTTCACCTCACATCTCACAGGCCCATTCGCTAAAGCTATAATAATCAGGCTCACACCATCCCTGACTCGCTTGTATTAGTCGCTCAAGCTACTATTCCTGATCATCGAAGAATCTTTTATTTTTTATCATTATACAGCAATAAAATGGATTTGTCAATCATTTTTTAAATTTTTGGACAATAATCGCATTTGAAATTTTATTGCAATAAAAACAATCTCCTCAGCAAAAAACTGAGGAGATATTGTGCTATCTTTGTACTGTCGGTCTAAACATGTCTAAAACTCCTAATACGACGTGAGCCAATCCAAAGCCAGTAATTCCAGCACCCAGCATTCCACCTGTCATAAGTCCTGCAGCCGTCACAGCGGCTCCAACACCAGTAACAACCCAACTTGTAGTTCTTCCATTCATAATATGCGCCTCCCCAATCAATATTGTTTGTAAAAAAAGAAAAAATATAACCTTGTTTATTTTTAAATAAAAATTACAAAAATATACATTTAAAAAGCTCTCTTTTGAAAATATCAAAAGAGAGCTTCCCATATTCTTTGATTTTATTTTTTTGCTAAATATTTTCTTATGTCTACAGCAACTGCTGAAACAATTATCAAACCTTTAATAACGTTATTCTTCTGCTTTTATCACATAAACCTTTGACATAAAGTCTGCACTATCTTCCTTGTCTCTGTTAAATATTTCAAGATAGAAATCGTCTAGAGGTAATCCAGAATACATCAATTCGTCACCATAATAACTTTCTGAACTACCTACAATTCTGTATAAATACTTCGTATCAAGTCCCTTAAGACGTATTTTTTTTAATCCTTGATTTGGTTGTGCTAATACTTGATAATATCCTATAATTGCTTCTTTAAGATCTTCAGAAACAACCATCCATGATGTTATATTTCCATCACCTTCAAAAGGACTATTTATTCGATAAAAAGTTCCTTTATGAATTAGTTCTCTGTATTTTTTGAAAAATTTTATTTGCTCTTTTATTTTGTCTTTTTCTTCATATGTTAGCTGACTTAAATCAAGCTCAAAACCAAATGTGCCAAAGTAAGCTACATTAGCTCTTGTTTCAATAGGAGTAATTCGACCAACTTGGTGATTCGGTACTGCTGAAACATGTGAACCAATTGCATTTATTGGATAGCAAATAGAAGTGCCATATTGTATTTTTAATCGCTCAACTGCATCTGTATTGTCACTTGCCCATGCCTGAGGAGCATAATAAAGCATTCCAGGATCAAATCTGCCTCCACCACCAGCACATGACTCAAATAATATATCAGGAAATTCAGACGTCAATTTTTCATAAAGAGAATATACTCCTAATATATATCTATGAAATACTTCTCCTTGCCTTTCTGGAGGAAGTGCAACAGAATACGGTTCTGTAATATTTCTGTTCATATCCCATTTTACATAAGAAATAGGTGCTTCCCTCAATATTTTTGAAATCATTTCATATATGTGATTTACAACTTCTTTCCTAGAAAAATCAAGTACATACTGATTTCTACCATGAGAAACTCTTCTTCCTGGTACTTGAATTATCCAATCAGGATGCTGAGAATAAAGAATACTATCTTTATTAACCATTTCCGGCTCAATCCAAAGTCCAAATTTCATTCCCATTGCAGTTATTTTTTCCGCTAAACCTTTTATTCCATTAGGTAACTTCTCTCTATTTTCAAACCAATCTCCTAATGAAGAGGAATCATCATTTCTATTTCCAAACCATCCATCATCCAACACAAAAAGTTCAATCCCTAATTCTTTTGCGGTCCTTGCGATTTCTAATATTTTCTTTTCATCAAAATTAAAATAAGTTGCTTCCCAATTATTAATAAGTATTGGTCGAATTTCGTCTCTAAATTTTCCTCTTACTAATCTATTCCTATAAAGCTTATGAAAAATTTGACTCATGCCATTTAGTCCTTTGTCAGAATAAACCATAACAGCTTCAGGCGTTTGGAAACTCTCACCAGAATCTAGAATCCAGCCAAAATTAAAAGGATGTATTCCCATAATAACGCGTGTCACGTTATCATAGTCAACTTCTACCTGTGCAAGGAAATTCCCACTATATATTAAGTTAAATCCAAATACTTCTCCTTCATCTTCAGTAGCCCAAGAACGTTTTAGAGCTATAAAAGGATTCTGCTGAGCGCTGCTTGCACCTCTTATGCTCGAAACAGACTGTATCCCTGGTTGAAGTCTGCGAAGTTTAATATATCTCTCTCGTGCCCATGCACCTGATAAATGAATCATATCATAATCGGCATCTGGTAAATCAATGCTCATGCTCATTGCCCTCATCAATTTTAACTTCTGCTTACCATTGTTTATAAATCTGGCACTTCTTGTTATTACTCCATACTCTTCAAATATGGTATATGTTAATACTAAATCCATATCAATTAGATTATCTTTTAGCCATATCTCCAATGTT contains:
- a CDS encoding tryptophan transporter, translated to MDTRKTLREFVLCALLMAIGVVLHFITPAFMLNMRPDFMLSMLFISLMIVDDLKINYVTAIIAGILTALTGSMPGGQIANPIDKLVTSTIIILMLKVLRNRINDGIIAGVVGIIGTIISGSVFLGVVSIVAGLPGPFYLLMLTVVIPTAVVNTIVTVIGYYIIKKVSRSTLAINK
- a CDS encoding alpha-galactosidase, which produces MKIYYNETEKEFHLQNDYISYIIKIMKNNQLGHLYFGKRLNHRESFGHLMNVLPRAYTAYVFKDDFKFSLDLLRQEYPSYGTTDFREPAYQVKQENGSIITNFEYQNHKIYNGKPKLDGLPSTYTENDSEALTLEIWLKDNLIDMDLVLTYTIFEEYGVITRSARFINNGKQKLKLMRAMSMSIDLPDADYDMIHLSGAWARERYIKLRRLQPGIQSVSSIRGASSAQQNPFIALKRSWATEDEGEVFGFNLIYSGNFLAQVEVDYDNVTRVIMGIHPFNFGWILDSGESFQTPEAVMVYSDKGLNGMSQIFHKLYRNRLVRGKFRDEIRPILINNWEATYFNFDEKKILEIARTAKELGIELFVLDDGWFGNRNDDSSSLGDWFENREKLPNGIKGLAEKITAMGMKFGLWIEPEMVNKDSILYSQHPDWIIQVPGRRVSHGRNQYVLDFSRKEVVNHIYEMISKILREAPISYVKWDMNRNITEPYSVALPPERQGEVFHRYILGVYSLYEKLTSEFPDILFESCAGGGGRFDPGMLYYAPQAWASDNTDAVERLKIQYGTSICYPINAIGSHVSAVPNHQVGRITPIETRANVAYFGTFGFELDLSQLTYEEKDKIKEQIKFFKKYRELIHKGTFYRINSPFEGDGNITSWMVVSEDLKEAIIGYYQVLAQPNQGLKKIRLKGLDTKYLYRIVGSSESYYGDELMYSGLPLDDFYLEIFNRDKEDSADFMSKVYVIKAEE